The Burkholderiales bacterium region ACGTAGTAGTTGGCTTTTGCCTGCGAAACAGAAAAGAAAATGAATGGCACCCAGACACTAGCCCAGAGGAAGTGCCGAACATCCTGGCGCTGATCGCCCTGCTTGCGGCGCTGGACCGCCCACCCGAATGCCAGGACGCCAACCCAGGGGAAGGCAAACAGGAACAGTCTCGGCACATAGTAAAAGACCGAGCCAGCGTAATAATCCCTTGGTTCACGTGTACCCAGAAACCGCAAGATATGTTCGTCAACAACGAAACGCCAGGCTGCACCGGGCAAGCTGACTTCTGCCGCTACCACCCAGGCCACCACTGGCGCCAACAGCAGCAGCCAGGCGACTGGGTCGCGCGAAAGGTGCAGCACCGGCGTAAGACGCACCGGCCTGGCGGCGACGTAAGCGGCGAGGATGAGCGCGAACAGTACAGCTGGGAGAAAACCCTTGGTCAGGCATGCCAGACCGAGGGCAAGGAAAGACAGGCGAGCTAAGTTTCTGCTCTGTGTTTCCAGCGCGGCCGCAAAAGCCGCGCAACCGATACCGAAGAGACTGATGAGCAGGGCGTCTGGCATTGCCACGGAAGACATCAGCACGACGCCCAGACTGGTCAGATAAATATAGGCAGCTGCCGCTGGCGGTCCCTCTATGCGCAGGAGGCGCGCGAATCGCGCCAAGGCCAGGGCCCCCAGGATCGATGCGCCCATCGGGATGGCACGGGCGGTGGCCTCACTGATTCCCCCAAACTGGAAGGCGAAAAGCAGAAGCCAGTCCATGAGAGGCGGCTTCTCCAGATAAGGCAAACCGTTCAGTGCCGGAACCACCCAGCTCCCGCTGCGGAGCATCTCCCTGGCGGACTCGACATAGAGGGATTCGTTGCCATTGAGAAATCCGTGTCCGGTGATGCCAACAGCGGTATTGATGATCGCGAGAGAGAGCAGCCCCGACCAGAGCACGCGGTTCCCGGTGCGCACTCTTGCACGGGTAGGAGGCCGGACGGTTTGCACGAGATTCGGATGTGCTATTTGTCGATCAACGCGCAACGTCATGGGTCTATTCGCAGCTCGCCCAGCCCTGACCCGACCGCACCATTCTCCTCGCCGCCCTCCCGTTCCAACAGACTCATGGTGCGCTTTCCGTGACGGCCTTGTCGTTATCCAACCCCAACTTTCGTTCGACTGACTGCAGCATGAGGGGCAGCAAAAGCAGCGTAAATACCGTTGCAGTGACGATGCCGCCGACAATCACCACTGCGAACGGACGTTGCGTTTCCGATCCAATGCCGTGGGACATCGCCGCGGGCAGCAGACCGACCCCGGCCATGATCGCGGTCATGAGGATGGGCCGCAGGCGCCCCACCGCTCCGTCCAGCACGGCCGCGCGAAAGGCAACGCCGTTGCGGACCAGTTCGAGGACCTGCTCCACCATAATCACGCCGTTCTGCACCGAGATGCCCGCCACTGCGATGAAGCCCACCGCAGCGGATACGGAGAGATGCAAACCGGCCAGTGCCAGACCCGCCAGACCACCGATGAGCGTGAATGGGACCATTAATAACACCAACACCGCCAGATGCACGGTGCGAAACGCCCAGAACAACAGGATGAAGATGAGTCCCAGGCTCACGGGAACAATGAATTGGAGACGTTTCATGGCCCGCTGCTGGTTCTCAAACTGACCGCCCCAGGTCAGGTGGTAACCCGGCGGCAAATGCACCTTCGCTGCGACAGCCGCCATCGCCTCAGCCACAAAACTACCCTGATCACGGCCAAGCAGATTGGCCTTCACCGACACGTTGCGCTCGCCCGCCTCCCGGCTCACGCGTGCCGCACCCTGCCGCACTTCAATGCTGGAGACGGAACCGAGCGGAATCGTGCCAGCGTTGTTCGGGAGGGCCACAGGCAAGGCGGCGATATCGTCCACCGCATCACGATAAGGCTTGTCAAAGCGGAGCGTCACGTCGAAACGACGATCGCCCTCATAGAAAGTGTTGACCGTCGCTCCTGCCATCGCCGTCTGAATCATGGTGTTGACGTCGGAGATATTGATGCCGTAGCGGGCCAAACGCTCCCGATCGAGGCGCACATCCACCTCGGTCTGGCCCCCGATCCTGATTTCCGCCACATCGGCAGCACCATGAATGCCGCTCAGAACCGATGCCACCTGCCTGCCCTTGTCCTCCAATACCTCCAGATCGGGGCCAAAAATCTTCACCGCAATCTCCCCCTTTACCCCGCTCAAGGCCTCTTCCACATTGTCCTGGATCACCTGCGAGAAATTGGTATGCACACCCGGCATGGCGCGAATCCGCTCCGTCATGTCAGCGATCAGCGCGTCCTTGTCATGGAATCGCCATGCGCTCTTGGGCTTAAGGTCGGCCAGGATTTCAATGTTGTTCGGCCCCTTTGGGTCGGTGCCGTCATCCGGGCGGCCGACTTGGGACACAACGTTGTTGATCTCCGGATAGCTCTGGAGGATGCTCCGCACCTGCCGTTCAACCTCCTTGGTACGCTCCAGCGAAGTGGAGGGCGGCAGCGTAATGGTCAGCCAGATGTTTCCCTCGTCCAGCTTGGGCAGAAACTCGCTGCCCAGAAGCGGCGCCAGCGCAATGGACAGGGCGAGCAGCGCGACCGACCCCACACCGATAAGCAACCGATGCTGCCCGCACCAGGTCAGGAATCTTCGATACCGTTCCTGCGTAGCGAGCATCCATGCACTGTGCTTCTCCGCCATATCCGAATGCTTCAGCGCATAAGTGAGCAGGGCCGGCACCAGCGTCAGCGTCAGCAGGATTGCCCCAAGCAGCGCGAAGCTCAGAGTGAACGCCATGGGTGAAAAGATTTTTCCCTCCACGTGCTGGAAAGTGAAGATCGGCAGAAAGGCGAGAATGATGATCGCCTTTGAAAACAGGATGGGATGGCCGAGGGTGACAGCCGTGTGTTTGAGCGTGTGCAGCCGCCAACCGTAGCGGTCCGCCTCAGCAGTTGGCATGAGATGGTGTGCAGTCAAACGCACCATGAGCGCTTCCACCAGCACCACCGCACTGTCAATGATGATGCCGAAGTCCACTGCACCCAGTGAAATCAGGTTTGCCGATACGCCACGGGCGTCCATTAGAACAAACGTGAAAAGCAGGGATAGCGGAATGACGGACGCCACGATCAGCGCCGCGCGCCAGTTCCGCAAAAACACGATCAGGATCACCAGGACGAGGGTCGCGCCCATGATCAGGTTCTCGCTAACCGTGCGCACGGTATGGCGGATGAGGTCGGTGCGGTCGTAAAACGGCGCGATGCGAACACCGGGCGGCAGTGTTTGGTTCAGCTCGCTCACCTTCTGTTTTAAGGCTTCGATGACCTTGGCTGGATTTTGGCCTTTGGTCATCTCCACGATTCCCTCGACAACATCATCGCGCTGGTTGAATGCAACGATACCGGACCGGGTGCGTTCACCGATGACGACTTGCGCGACGTCTTTGACGAACACGGGCTTGCCATCGGTCGATGCCACCACCACCCGGCCGATGTCGTCGATACTTTCGAAAATACCGATACCCCGGATCACCAGTGCTTCGTCGCCACGCTTTAGCAATCCGCCGCCCACGTTACTGCTGCTATTGGCCAAAGCCTGGCTAACCTGGCCGATGGTCAGGTTGAATTTGCGCAGCAAATAGGGATTTATCCGGACCTGATATTCCTTGATGGTCCCGCCGAAGCTCACCACGTCGGCTACCCCGGGCACCTGGCGCAGTGCGGGTCGGATGGTCCAATCCTGGATTGCCCGAATTTCCGACAACGGCATCCCCGGTGGCGCATCCACCACATAGCGGTAGATCTCGCCCACTGCATTGGTCAGCGGCGCCAGGGTAGGCTGCGCATTCGGTGGAAGGGTTACCCCCTGAAGCTTCTCCAGCACTTGGGCGCGGGCAAAATAGTCATCGGTATGCTCGGAGAAGGTCAGGGTAATCACCGACAAACCGGTCATGGAGACGGAGCGGAGCCGCGTGAGATGAGGCACCCCGCTCATCTCTTTTTCGATAGGTAAGGTGATGCTGCGCTCAACTTCTTCCGGGCCCTGTCCCTGCGCCTGGGTGACCACCTGCACATGCACATCTTCCACGTCGGGAAAGGCCTCGATGGGCAAATTCCCAACGGCGCGCCAGCCGAAAACGACGAGAGCGATTGCGGCAAGAAGAACGAACACCCGCTGCTGCAGCGCAAAGGAAATCAGACGATCGAGCATGGTCAATTACTCGACAGTTCAGAGTTGAGCAGCAGCGCGCCACTGGTGACGATACGCTCACCCGTTTTCAGTCCGGCCTTGACGATGCTGTAGTCTCGGTCCTGTATGGAAACGTCGACGCGGCGCTTCTCCAGCCGACCAGGCGCGGTTTCCACAAACACGAAATAGTACAGGCCAGTCATTACCAAAGCGCTGTTGGGCACGCGCAGAACTTGGCGTTGGCTGTCGGCAATGAGCGTCGCCCGCGCGAACATCTCCGGTTTCAACCGTCCGCCCGGATTGGGTAACTCGCAGCGAACGGGCACACGCCGGCTGGTCGGATCCAGCGCCGCACCGATGGAAGCGACACGAGCCTGGAACACCTCATTCGGGAAAGCGTCCAGTTCCAGGTCTACGCGCTGACCAACATGAACCTTGCCCAGGTAGCGCTCTGGCAGATCGATCATGACCCACAGATTGGTGAGATCACTCACGACGAACTGAGGGCCAGGCGTGTCGGGACGAATTTCTGCCCCCGGGTTGATCTGGCGTTCCGCAACGACACCAGCAATTGGCGCGCGCAAGGCAACGCGCTCGCCTGTGCCGCCTACCTCGTTCGCACCCTGGGAAAGATTCCGTAGCCGCAAAACGGCTCGCCGCCTTTCGGCCTGCGCCTGAGCGAGGTCGGCTTCCGCGGATTCCAGATCCTTGCGCGCCAGCACTTGCCCATCGAAAAGAATCTTTGCCCGCTCATAGGCCGCTTGCTTCTGACGCAGATCCGCTTCGGCCTTGGCTGCATCCGTTACCGCACTGCCGTAATCGGGCGAGTCCAGCCACGCCAAGGGTTGACCAGATTTCACTGTGTCTCCAGGCTGCACTGCAATCTTGACAACCCGCCCCGCCAGCGGCGTGGTGACACGGGCGGTTTTGTTCTCGTCATAGGCAATTCGCGCCGGGAGAGGCTCTGTAGCGGGTTCCGCGACTTCCGTAACCGGCTGAATACGCATGTACGCAAGCTGCGGCGCGTCTGCGGGAAAGGTCAGCACATTACGGTCACCCCCCTGCTTCTCCGCCGTCATTGACCGCGGGGGCTGTTCACGTTGACCATGCCACCAGAGGTATGCCGGGCCTGTGCCAGCGACGAGCGCAATAGTCACAACACTCTTAGCGATCAATCTTCTCTTCGTCATCCTCATATCCCATCACCGCACTTTCCCACGCGGCGGAGGCTTTTGCGCAATCAGCCTGAGCCGCCTCTGCATCAAGCAGCGTGGCTTTCAAAGTACGTCGCGCATCCAACACATCCATGACACCCAGCGCGCCATGACGGTAAGCGAATTCTGCTGCTTCTGCTGCGTGACGCGCCTGCTGCACGATGTCGCTGCGGTAGCGTAGCGCCCGCGCTCGGGCTGCTTCCAGGTCCGCCCGGGCCTGAGCAATTTCGACATAAGCTTGTGCCTTTGCCCGCTCATAAGCGGCCTCGGCCGCCGACCGTTCCACCTCGGCACGGCGTATCTCGCCTTCGTAATAGGAGCCGGTGAAGAGGGGGATACTAACGCCCACACCGTACATGTTTCGTCCGCCAGGTGGGTAGTGTTCGTACTGCATCCCAACCGTCACATCGCGCGTGCGTTGCGCGCGCATTAGATCGCGGTTCTTTTCGGCCATCAGCCAGCGCGCATGCGCAGCTTTCACGTCTGCGCGTTGCGAAACGAGCTCGTCAATCGACCCGGTCCAAGAGACGGACTGGCATACGGGCCAGCCATCCGTCGCCTTCAGTTGCGGGGCCGAGGACTCCAAGCCGATCAGATAGGCCAGAGCGGACTGCGTGCGTAGAAGGTCGGCCTGGCCCTGTCGTAAATCATTTTCCGCACGCAGCGCGTCCACGCGGATGCGCGCCACATCGGTAGGCGAAACGTCCCCCGCACGCAACCGCATCTCCGCCGCATCCAGCGTGCGTTGATACAATTCCATGATGTCGCGTAGGATCGCCAGCCGGTTTTGCGCCTGTACTAGGTCAAAGTAGGCCGCCGCAACGACACTACGGGTACGGCGCCCGGCATCCGCCAGATCAGCCTGGCTGGCAGCCAGCCCCTGGCGAGCCGCAGCCACACGCAGTGCCCGCTTATCGCCACGCTCGAACAATTGGTCGACACGCACGACCGTGTCTACCGTCTTGTCCCAGGGCTTGCCGGCCCCCACGCCAGTGTGCGGATTAATCGATGTGGTGTTGAACGACAGCGTGGCATTGGGGCGCTCGCCGGCTGTTATGACGTCCGCGCGCGCAGCCTCCACGGCCCTGCGCGCATCCGCCAAGTCACGGTTTTTTGACGCCGCAAGGTCCTGCGCCTGGGCAAGGGAAAGCTCTATGGCGCCGCTCGGCACGACGTTTGGTGGCAATCCTGCCTTATCCGCCCCGGCCACGTCTCCCGACGCCACGCACAAGCACACCAGCAGGGGAAGTACTTTGCTCACCGACAATCCCAATACGCTAAACTAACGACGCGCCAGCATAGCGGCGCTTGCTTACACAAAGCTTACGCAGGGACTCCAACTTGAGAATATTAGTCGCGGAAGATGACGCGGTGCTCGCTGACGGGCTGCAGAAATCCCTACGGCAGGCGGGCTATGCCGTCGATCTGAGTAGGACCGGCAGTGAGGCGGACGCCGCGGTGCTGCATGAGGTCTACGACCTGATCATTCTCGACATCGGACTGCCCAAACTCGATGGTTTCGAGGTGTTGCACCGGCGGCGCAACCGGGGCATCGTCGTGCCTGTGTTGATCCTGACGGCGCGCGACGCCGTAGAGGACCGCGTGAAGGGACTCGACCTGGGCGCCGATGACTATCTCACCAAACCGTTCGCGCTGCGGGAACTGGAAGCGCGCGTGCGGGCGCTGCTGCGTCGCGGGCAAAGTGCCTCGTCGGCCGTCATCACCTACGGCCCACTCCGCTACGATTCATCGTCTCGGCAGGTCATGGCAAACGACACGCCGTTGGAACTCTCGGCGCGCGAACTCACAGTGTTGGAAAGCCTGCTGCTAAGCACCGGAAAAGTGGTGAGCAAGGAACAGCTGGTGGAAAAGCTGTGCGACTGGGGTGAACACGTAGGCACCAACGCCATCGAAGTTTACATACACCGGCTACGCAAGAAACTTGAGTCCTTCGGCGTTGCTATAAAAACTATTCGCGGACTCGGCTACCTGATGGAAAAGCCCCGTGACCTCTAGAACGGCCTCACTGCGCGGACAGCTGCTTTGGTGGCTGCTGCCGCCCATCTTCATCCTACTTTCCATGGCCACGTTCTTGGTCTATTCGGAAACCGTCAAACTCACCACTCTCGCCTACGATCGGGCACTGTTCGACTCTACTCAAGCGCTTGCACGCCAGGTTCGATTCCACGATGGTCAGGTGGACGTCGACCTTCCGGCAGAGGCGCGGGCCATTCTGCGCTACGACGAACACGACAATATCTATTTTCAGGTCAAGGATCCACAGGGCAAGCTCATCGCTGGCGATCGAAGCATCCCTGATCCGCCCCCCAGTGTGCACAGTCCAGATCAACCCATTTTCTACAACGCGAAACTGGAAGGACGCAACGTGCGCGTCGCGGCGATGTTTCTCGCCGGACATCCTGACACCGGTACAGGGGAGACCCTCATTAAGGTCGCGGAGACCCTCGTAAAGCGCGATACCATCACCCGTGAAGCACTCCTGGGCATCGTCGTGATTCAGCTGGCCATCCTCGTCTTTACCGCGTTGCTAGTGTGGATCGGCGTGCGGCGGGGCCTTGCGCCCCTGGATGCGCTCCGGGAAGAAATCGCGAGCCGCTCCCATGTGGACCTAAGCCCGGTGCCCGAGAGTGATTCCCCCATCGAGGTCCGCCCCCTGCTGCACTCGATCAACGACCTGCTGGTGCGACTGAAAGCCAACATCGAGGCGCAGCAACGTTTCATTGCGGACGCGGCACACCAGTTGCGCACGCCGCTGGCTGGAATCAAGACCCAGGCCGAATTCGCTCTGCGGCAGCCGGGGCCAGAGCCTATCCAAGATGCCCTGCGCCAGCTCTCGGTGAGCGCGGAGCGCGCCAGTCGTTTAGCGAATCAGCTGCTGGCCTTGGCTCGCGCGGAGCCGGGCGCCTTGCCCGAGCAACACTTCCAGCGGCTGGATCTCGCCCAGCTCGCAAAACATGCAACCACAGACTGGGTTCCCGCAGCACTCGAGAAACACATCGATGTGGGGTATGAAGGAAGCGACCGGGGAGTGATGGTGCGTGGAGACCCGCTGCTGTTGCGCGAGATGATCAACAATCTCCTGGACAATGCGATCCGATATTGCCCGAATGGCGCCCGAGTCACCACCCGCGTCACCGGCGATGACCAACCTACGCTGGTGGTCGAGGATAACGGTCCAGGCATTCCAGTCGAAGAGCGGGCGCGGGTATTTCAACGCTTCTATCGTGCAGTCGCCAGCGACGTGACCGGCAGCGGCCTCGGACTGGCCATAGTCGGTGATGGGGCCAAAGCGCACGGTGCAAGCGTGACACTCGAAAGCCTTGACGGTGTTCGCGGCACACGCGTCACCATCATCTTCCCTACCCTCTGAAAGAACCACGCGCCTCAACCCTCTCTGGGGAATCCACGCGGCGTGTGTCCTTCGTCAACCTGCGCTGGCTTGAGTCCCCTGAATCCGTGCTCTTTCATCCCAAACTGAACGCAACCCCAATTCTGCGTGATCCCGCTTCACCCAACCGACGATGCCCCGCTTTGAAGTCAAGCAATCTGCAAAGCTCAATCTCACATCCTATTCTGGGCTGGCGCTGATCGGGCAATGCTGCCAGGCGGTGCAGGTGGAAGCGGTAATCGACCCAAAACTTCCGGTCTCGCAAGGGATGAAGACCTCGGACCTGGTCAAGGCGATGGTGGGGCTCTTGACGCTCGGTAAGAGCGATTTCGAGGCGATCGAGTCGTTTCGTCATGATCGCTTCTTCAAAGAGGCTTTGGGGATCACGAAAGTCCCCTCCAGTGTCTGGATGCGCCAGCGACTGGACGCCAAGGCTGCCGAACTGCGCGAGCTCACTGATGAGCGGACGCTTCGGCTGCTCGAACGCACCGAAGCGCCCACACTGCGTACCAGGGCGACCTCTGTGCCGATCTCGACACCTTCGTGATAGACGACTCCGACACGAAGAAGGAGGCCGTCAGCCGCACCTACCAGGGCGTGGGTGGCTACACCCCGATTGCGCTTTACCTGGGCAATGAAGGCTGGAACATTGGCCTTGAGCTGCGGCCAG contains the following coding sequences:
- a CDS encoding efflux RND transporter periplasmic adaptor subunit, coding for MTKRRLIAKSVVTIALVAGTGPAYLWWHGQREQPPRSMTAEKQGGDRNVLTFPADAPQLAYMRIQPVTEVAEPATEPLPARIAYDENKTARVTTPLAGRVVKIAVQPGDTVKSGQPLAWLDSPDYGSAVTDAAKAEADLRQKQAAYERAKILFDGQVLARKDLESAEADLAQAQAERRRAVLRLRNLSQGANEVGGTGERVALRAPIAGVVAERQINPGAEIRPDTPGPQFVVSDLTNLWVMIDLPERYLGKVHVGQRVDLELDAFPNEVFQARVASIGAALDPTSRRVPVRCELPNPGGRLKPEMFARATLIADSQRQVLRVPNSALVMTGLYYFVFVETAPGRLEKRRVDVSIQDRDYSIVKAGLKTGERIVTSGALLLNSELSSN
- a CDS encoding glycosyltransferase family 39 protein, which encodes MTLRVDRQIAHPNLVQTVRPPTRARVRTGNRVLWSGLLSLAIINTAVGITGHGFLNGNESLYVESAREMLRSGSWVVPALNGLPYLEKPPLMDWLLLFAFQFGGISEATARAIPMGASILGALALARFARLLRIEGPPAAAAYIYLTSLGVVLMSSVAMPDALLISLFGIGCAAFAAALETQSRNLARLSFLALGLACLTKGFLPAVLFALILAAYVAARPVRLTPVLHLSRDPVAWLLLLAPVVAWVVAAEVSLPGAAWRFVVDEHILRFLGTREPRDYYAGSVFYYVPRLFLFAFPWVGVLAFGWAVQRRKQGDQRQDVRHFLWASVWVPFIFFSVSQAKANYYVTLCLPAMALLTADYAQALTRTRCLRWRLLAVLVSALTVLILYGIGIWLVATGRQHPLPAHPDGSLAITSVAAWVSCLALAGLAAFGWRRTTVFGLGLLLVPLTVQLHHLASLADKDISARQMAAYIRSRFPDTPVFLYQDYEAYGALPVYLDRTIPVIDSRSNDLYFGARVRPADPSLTSPPAVLRLERALIVVLAEREETFRRSELWPRSEPVCRYGRATLYQLAPAEKARVVYRSFRKFRFGRWQEVLPGERPGRVAPGAAARHSGAAVA
- a CDS encoding response regulator transcription factor produces the protein MRILVAEDDAVLADGLQKSLRQAGYAVDLSRTGSEADAAVLHEVYDLIILDIGLPKLDGFEVLHRRRNRGIVVPVLILTARDAVEDRVKGLDLGADDYLTKPFALRELEARVRALLRRGQSASSAVITYGPLRYDSSSRQVMANDTPLELSARELTVLESLLLSTGKVVSKEQLVEKLCDWGEHVGTNAIEVYIHRLRKKLESFGVAIKTIRGLGYLMEKPRDL
- a CDS encoding CusA/CzcA family heavy metal efflux RND transporter codes for the protein MLDRLISFALQQRVFVLLAAIALVVFGWRAVGNLPIEAFPDVEDVHVQVVTQAQGQGPEEVERSITLPIEKEMSGVPHLTRLRSVSMTGLSVITLTFSEHTDDYFARAQVLEKLQGVTLPPNAQPTLAPLTNAVGEIYRYVVDAPPGMPLSEIRAIQDWTIRPALRQVPGVADVVSFGGTIKEYQVRINPYLLRKFNLTIGQVSQALANSSSNVGGGLLKRGDEALVIRGIGIFESIDDIGRVVVASTDGKPVFVKDVAQVVIGERTRSGIVAFNQRDDVVEGIVEMTKGQNPAKVIEALKQKVSELNQTLPPGVRIAPFYDRTDLIRHTVRTVSENLIMGATLVLVILIVFLRNWRAALIVASVIPLSLLFTFVLMDARGVSANLISLGAVDFGIIIDSAVVLVEALMVRLTAHHLMPTAEADRYGWRLHTLKHTAVTLGHPILFSKAIIILAFLPIFTFQHVEGKIFSPMAFTLSFALLGAILLTLTLVPALLTYALKHSDMAEKHSAWMLATQERYRRFLTWCGQHRLLIGVGSVALLALSIALAPLLGSEFLPKLDEGNIWLTITLPPSTSLERTKEVERQVRSILQSYPEINNVVSQVGRPDDGTDPKGPNNIEILADLKPKSAWRFHDKDALIADMTERIRAMPGVHTNFSQVIQDNVEEALSGVKGEIAVKIFGPDLEVLEDKGRQVASVLSGIHGAADVAEIRIGGQTEVDVRLDRERLARYGINISDVNTMIQTAMAGATVNTFYEGDRRFDVTLRFDKPYRDAVDDIAALPVALPNNAGTIPLGSVSSIEVRQGAARVSREAGERNVSVKANLLGRDQGSFVAEAMAAVAAKVHLPPGYHLTWGGQFENQQRAMKRLQFIVPVSLGLIFILLFWAFRTVHLAVLVLLMVPFTLIGGLAGLALAGLHLSVSAAVGFIAVAGISVQNGVIMVEQVLELVRNGVAFRAAVLDGAVGRLRPILMTAIMAGVGLLPAAMSHGIGSETQRPFAVVIVGGIVTATVFTLLLLPLMLQSVERKLGLDNDKAVTESAP
- a CDS encoding TolC family protein gives rise to the protein MSKVLPLLVCLCVASGDVAGADKAGLPPNVVPSGAIELSLAQAQDLAASKNRDLADARRAVEAARADVITAGERPNATLSFNTTSINPHTGVGAGKPWDKTVDTVVRVDQLFERGDKRALRVAAARQGLAASQADLADAGRRTRSVVAAAYFDLVQAQNRLAILRDIMELYQRTLDAAEMRLRAGDVSPTDVARIRVDALRAENDLRQGQADLLRTQSALAYLIGLESSAPQLKATDGWPVCQSVSWTGSIDELVSQRADVKAAHARWLMAEKNRDLMRAQRTRDVTVGMQYEHYPPGGRNMYGVGVSIPLFTGSYYEGEIRRAEVERSAAEAAYERAKAQAYVEIAQARADLEAARARALRYRSDIVQQARHAAEAAEFAYRHGALGVMDVLDARRTLKATLLDAEAAQADCAKASAAWESAVMGYEDDEEKIDR
- a CDS encoding sensor histidine kinase N-terminal domain-containing protein; protein product: MTSRTASLRGQLLWWLLPPIFILLSMATFLVYSETVKLTTLAYDRALFDSTQALARQVRFHDGQVDVDLPAEARAILRYDEHDNIYFQVKDPQGKLIAGDRSIPDPPPSVHSPDQPIFYNAKLEGRNVRVAAMFLAGHPDTGTGETLIKVAETLVKRDTITREALLGIVVIQLAILVFTALLVWIGVRRGLAPLDALREEIASRSHVDLSPVPESDSPIEVRPLLHSINDLLVRLKANIEAQQRFIADAAHQLRTPLAGIKTQAEFALRQPGPEPIQDALRQLSVSAERASRLANQLLALARAEPGALPEQHFQRLDLAQLAKHATTDWVPAALEKHIDVGYEGSDRGVMVRGDPLLLREMINNLLDNAIRYCPNGARVTTRVTGDDQPTLVVEDNGPGIPVEERARVFQRFYRAVASDVTGSGLGLAIVGDGAKAHGASVTLESLDGVRGTRVTIIFPTL